The DNA segment CACGGGCGCGGCAACTTCCCCACACTGGAGGTGCGCCTGCGAGACCTGGTCACCGTGGTCAAGGCCAAGCTGGAGGCGGAAGCGGGTGCGGGTGGTGCCGGCATGCGAGTGCGCGACATCCGCCTGAACGGAGGCGCAGCGTCGCACGTCCTGGCCACCTCGTCGCAGCCCTACAATGATCTCGACCTCATCTTCGGCGTCGAGTTGTCAGGCGCCGGTGGCCGCGACTTCGATCGCGTCAAGACGGCTGTGCTCGGCTCGCTGCTCGACCTCCTGCCTGATGGCGTCAGTCGCAAGCGCATCACCACCTGCAGCCTCAAGGAGGCCTACGTCGGCAAGATGGTCAAGGTCAACCATGACGGCGACCGCTGGTCGCTCATCTCGTTGGGCAACTCTCGCGGCCACAGGAACGTCGAACTCAAGTTCGTCGACTCTATGAAACGACCGTTCGAGTTCTCGGTCGACTCCTTCCAAATAATCCTAGACTCTTTGTTGCTGTTCTACGAGTGCAGCAAGCTCTCTATAGAGGAGACCTTTTATCCGACTGTGGTAGGCGAATCTGTGTATGGCGACTTTCAGGAAGCACTGTATCACCTGCACAAAAAGCTGATCGCCACCAGGCATCCGGAAGAGATCCGAGGTGGAGGACTGCTCAAGTACTGCAACCTGTTGGTGCGCTCCTACCGGCCGGCGAGGCCAGACCACATCAAAACGCTCGAACGCTACATGTGCTCGCGCTTCTTCATCGACTTCCCCGACATCAACCAGCAGCGAGCCAAGCTGGAGAACTACCTGTGGAACCACTTTGTGGGAGCCGACGAAGAGTCGCTCAAGTACCAGTACCTGCTTCTGCTGCACCACGTGGTCGAGGAGTCGACCGTCTGCCTGATGGGCCACGAGCGACGTCAGACGCTCAGTCTGATTGAGGAGCTCGGCTGTCAGGTGCTCTACCAAGAGCAGCAGCGCCTCTACGCACAGCACCAGCCCACCGCCACCATCATCTACACGACCAGTGGCGGCGGCTATTACTACACGCCGCTCATCCCCGCCGCGGCCGCTGCCTGTCCCTGTGCCACTGCATCAGCCTACACCACCACCACCTGCTCGTCGTGATCGCTCTAATGCCctaaaccccccccccacgCCCTGACGACACATTCCACTGCTCATGGCTGCAATCCCCCCTCCCCACTACCACATATACCAATGCTAATTCTACATTAGAATTACTTGCCGTTTGGTCTCAACAATCACactcatttatcatatttgtgCATCTGCTAACTTATTTTCATGCAGcaagtttatcaataaatcttattCTTCATGATTGGCTGTTATTGTTTCAGACAATGATATGTAGTAAGAACTGTACGAAAGTTTTTAAACAACTGTAATGAAATATCATT comes from the Nilaparvata lugens isolate BPH chromosome 1, ASM1435652v1, whole genome shotgun sequence genome and includes:
- the LOC111055337 gene encoding terminal nucleotidyltransferase 5C isoform X2 — protein: MMDSLMVAGGDGGGGGGGSNKGVVSGGGEQRLAVLSYEQVRRLNDVMDEVVSIHGRGNFPTLEVRLRDLVTVVKAKLEAEAGAGGAGMRVRDIRLNGGAASHVLATSSQPYNDLDLIFGVELSGAGGRDFDRVKTAVLGSLLDLLPDGVSRKRITTCSLKEAYVGKMVKVNHDGDRWSLISLGNSRGHRNVELKFVDSMKRPFEFSVDSFQIILDSLLLFYECSKLSIEETFYPTVVGESVYGDFQEALYHLHKKLIATRHPEEIRGGGLLKYCNLLVRSYRPARPDHIKTLERYMCSRFFIDFPDINQQRAKLENYLWNHFVGADEESLKYQYLLLLHHVVEESTVCLMGHERRQTLSLIEELGCQVLYQEQQRLYAQHQPTATIIYTTSGGGYYYTPLIPAAAAACPCATASAYTTTTCSS
- the LOC111055337 gene encoding terminal nucleotidyltransferase 5C isoform X1, which encodes MEKEDAKVVVETVTVKGEKYANSCDRPEEDTPIVKLLAPADGSVGLPLMQCGSLEVGEERRRRVAMMDSLMVAGGDGGGGGGGSNKGVVSGGGEQRLAVLSYEQVRRLNDVMDEVVSIHGRGNFPTLEVRLRDLVTVVKAKLEAEAGAGGAGMRVRDIRLNGGAASHVLATSSQPYNDLDLIFGVELSGAGGRDFDRVKTAVLGSLLDLLPDGVSRKRITTCSLKEAYVGKMVKVNHDGDRWSLISLGNSRGHRNVELKFVDSMKRPFEFSVDSFQIILDSLLLFYECSKLSIEETFYPTVVGESVYGDFQEALYHLHKKLIATRHPEEIRGGGLLKYCNLLVRSYRPARPDHIKTLERYMCSRFFIDFPDINQQRAKLENYLWNHFVGADEESLKYQYLLLLHHVVEESTVCLMGHERRQTLSLIEELGCQVLYQEQQRLYAQHQPTATIIYTTSGGGYYYTPLIPAAAAACPCATASAYTTTTCSS